ACAGTTATTACACAAAAATTTATTAGTTTTCAGGCTGTAAGTTGTTGGTTCCAGATAATAAATAAGAGTGCAAGTCACTTGTCCTATAAAATTGAAATGATGGGTCTTGTTTAAGCACCCTTACTACCATCCATGCTATCAATGATAGCACTTGTGATATTTAGATGAAGAGCCTATTTTTAACATTAGTATCATAGGACAGAACCCATAATATAAAAGTGTTTCATATAGTTGGCATTTTTCAAGGGGGTGAGGTATTGTTGGGGAGGGTGTTTAGTTTAAtctctggaatatttttttaatgtgtagagTAATAGGTTTATTTCTTAGCAGCAGGGGTGCCGTTGgcaatattattttaatacttttcacCTCTGGCAATTTAACAGgctattttaaatggaatagaCAGCATAAACAAAGTACTCGACCACTTTCGTAGGAAAGGAATAAACCAGCATGTTCAAAATGGCTATCACGGTATTGTGATGAATAACTTTGAATGTGAACCTGCTTTTTACACATGCGTGGAAGTCACTGCTGGCAACAGGTGAGGTTTTGTttggtattttgaatttttgaaaggaaaaaaggaataagaataaGAAGCTTTTTGAAGTTTTAGTACAATACATCTCCCATTATCTTTTATCCTAGTTGCTTATTTAACTTTCTGGTTAAAGATGTAGGTGTTAAGGGTTCCTAATTGTAGTTCTCTCCCTATCCCCATTGGAATTTTATGAGTAGTTTCCCTCCCACCCTATCCCACTACAAATTGGGTTGCatagaaaaaaagtgaattgtTTGCTTAAATGTTTATAGCACTTTAAAGTCTAGCAATACAAATGTGTCTTGCTTTGTTTACCTGTAGGCTATTTTATCACATTGTTGATTCAGATGAAGTCAGCACGAAGATTTTGATGGAGTTTAATAAAATGAATCTTCCTGGAGAGGTCACTTTTCTGCCTCTTAACAAGTTAGATGTCAGGGATACTGCCTATCCTGAGACCAATGTGAGTTGATTTGTGTGAAGGTCTACCTTTCAATAAGTGTTCTTTTCTCATGGTTAGCCCATGCTAGTGCACAGGCACTGTGCATTAGGATTCACTGATCTGTGAGATAAGCACGCTTTCTTCCCATGTAGCATAGGGATGGGAAGAGAGGTCACAGCCAAGGCATGAAACAAATCATTGCAAATgtgtaaaatgataaaataacatAAGCACAGGATACTTTGAGAGAGTATCCCAGGTGACAAAATTGAGAAGAAACCCCTGAGGAACTGTCATTTgaagtgaatatattttaagttttctaatgaaaaaaatgtaatttgagGTATTTGGTTTCTGAATGTTGATGGTATTAGCAACTATTTTACTGTTCTCTAAGGTTAAAGCTGAAACTCTGAGAATGATAACAACTTAAGTAGAACAGTGAGAATATTATGTATATCTACAATTATCTTTGAAGTTTTGAGGGGGAGGAAAAATTGAGTTGCAAATGTGATACTGTGAATGAAGCAAGACTCCAGAATGCATGTAGTGCGGTTCCCTTTAAACtacataaaactaaatataaatgatAGAATAGAAAGAAATACAAGGAACTAGTTACACGAACAGTAGTGGTCACCTCCAGCAGGTAACTGCTGTGTGATGAGGCAACGGGTACACGTGATGACTGTCAGTGGTGTTTTACTTCTTATCCTCATGGTAATTATATTGGTGTTTTCTTTACAATTGTTAATTTAAGCTTAACATTTGTTGCATTGTTCTGTATGTAAGATATATTTCctagatttaaaattataaaaatctttttctaacAGCTTAgaagaatgtaaaagaaaattttataaaaatatatatttttctgaatatctaagatatatatatataataaagtgaaaacattttgaggaaatactactagtttacatttatttgaacTTTCTGTGTGACAGATGCTGTCTTACGTGTTTTTACATATTATTAGTTTGCCTAGTCTTTATCAGGAAGGTACTATTATTGCAGTTTTGTAGGCGAAGTAACTATTAAATGGAGAAGTTTGTCCATAGCAAGCATCTAATGAGTATCAGAATTAGGATTTGAACTTGTGTACCTGACTGTAGAGCCACTAAATTGTTTGTCACTGTGCTGTGATCTTGGAAACCTGGATGATTACATGAATACAATTTCCCAGATATTTCagtaaaatgatttttcaaactTCTTTATAGTAAAAAACAATAGTTTTGAAATAggcatttgtgtttatttttatttcgtAAAGATGTAATTCATAATTTTGCTAGCATCTTTTGTGTTGTGATCTCTTTGCtgacaaaatattcatttttaggaTGCTATTCCTATGATAAGTAAATTGAGGTACAATCCCAGATTTGACAAAGCTTTCAAACATGTGTTTGGAAAAACACTTATTTGTCGAAGCATGGAAGTTTCAACGCAGCTAGCACGTGCTTTCACTATGGACTGCATTACCCTGGAAGGTTTGTAATAGTAATTCTTGGCTTTGAacaaataaattccatttttgttttaagtatttcaaaGTTCATGTCCATttatctgtcatttttaaaaaatagttggtTTGTTTAAGTCAGAGTCCAAACAGGATCCTCACTTTACATTTAGTTGATGTTCCTCTTAAGTATAATCAGTTGGTCTATAGGAGTTCTTAACCTTTTGCACTGTGGATTTCTTTAGCTCTTCAGTAAAGTCTATGAACcctttctcaaaatgtttttaagtgtgtaaaataaaatactttggatCCCAAAAGAAACCAATTATATTGGCATGGTAATCATAGTATTTTTTCAAGTATGACATAGTAATTCCTGAAGGTATTCAAATACCAGATTTAGCAGTGGATCTAATATAATTGTGAAGTACTGATACGTgtaaacaatattttgaaatttccagCAAGTATAATCTGATAgaaaatagcttttatttctcCTGTTAACAGAGTTACAATTAGTGATAATAGCATTGTAGTTCTTCCTTGTTATGGAGGGAATTGCTAAATTTCACTGTGAAattagtagaaaaataaatatgtaattttttttttcctaccaaagtCATGGATTTCCTGAATGTTATCCATGAAGTGTAGGTTAAGAACCTCTGGTGTGTAAGTTCACCTGccttcagttttaaattttttccttctctttataatttatttgttgatgAAAGAAGGTAAGCTGCCCTCCCCAGCTTTATCTCtatagacaatttttttttgttttgaactaCCTCTGAGaataagttataaaataaatacagttatgctactttatttctgaaatttaacTATGTATATCTTCTAAGAGTAAGGACATTCTTTTTAATAACCATAGGTATTATATTGTTACACCTAAGAAATTTAACATTAATCCAAAAATATCATCTAAACAGTATCTACATTAAAATTTTCCCAGTTgtcccaaaatatttttctgtccaGGATCTAATCAAGGATGCATGGAATGCCTTCTTTTTGGAGTCTTTCAATATAGGACAGCTCCTCCTGTTCTCTCATACCCTCAGGAAATTGACTTTTCATAGACTGTTCCATTTTTCTGGATTTGTCTTATTGTTTCCTCATCATTAGATTCAATTTAAACATTCAAGATGTATACTTCTTGCATCACACAATATCCCACTGTTGATGATGCTAAGTTTGACCAGTAGCAATCTTGCAGTTGTAAAGGTACCCCTTCTTTTTCATAATTAGTAAGTGATATGTGGGACTATCCTTTAAGAAAAGATAAGTATCAGGTTCCCTGACAACTTTGTACCAATGGTTTAGCATCTTTTGCTGGACCTGCCTGATGCAGTTAATACACCGGGGGATTCCAAATGGGGATTCTTAAATTCTGTCAAGGTTTCTATATTTATTAACTGTCACTCCTCTGTAAAGAGCcccctctttattattattatttttaagtagcacTGTGATTTacgactttttttttattatgttacagCATTGCCATCATCGTTTGATGTTCAAATTTTCCCAAATGTGGCCATTGGGAATTCCAAGCTCCTAAGTCCTTGTGTCCTGTTGACGTGTCCCCATTAGTCTTTATTagcacttctttcctttctggcaGATGTTCAAACAACTCTAgaaggcactttttttttaatgtttatttttgaaagagagagcaagagaaacatgagcaggggaggttagagagaaggagacacagaatccagagcaggcccaaggctctgagctgtcagacataGGGTCCAcatccatgaactgcaagataatgacctgagctgaagtcagatgcttaaccaactaagcccgtagaaggcacattttttaaatgaagattttaaCAATTGGAAAGCATAAGTTTTTCAGACTGACTTAAATCCTTTctaattttcattaaataaagcCTTTAGATTAGTTGTTTGATTATAAATCAATTTATCATTGAATAAAGAAGTTGTTTTACAGAATCTCTATCTTTCTTATGCTTTATTTGTAGGTGACCAAGTTAGTCATCGGGGTGCTCTCACTGGAGGTTATTATGACACAAGGAAGTCTAGACTTGAATTACAGAAAGATGTTAGAAAAGCAGAAGAAGAACTGGGTGAGCTTGAAGCAAAGCTCAATGAAAACCTGCgcagaaatattgaaaatatctttttgccTTGTGTTGCTGTGGAGAACGGTGTTTAGGTTAGAATATATAATCTTATGcagaaatacttaaaatatctttttgtctTGTACTACTATGGAGAACTGTGTTTGGGTTAGAATATATAATCTTtggaatgttaagtgtgttttCTTACCATACATACAGTGAGAAAAAGATTCTTCATGTTTGACTTTTCTTTAAGCATAGAAGCTTATTAAATAGCTAATAGCAGCGAGTCTGTTCCTGAGAGCAAAGAACCTGAGGTGCACTAAAATTTAAGTTAACAGAGGAAACTCTGATTGGTCAGAGTTGTAGAAGGAAAACCAGGTTATTGTTTCAAGGAAGAAGGATTGGGGGCATCAGTAATGCCATTATAAACAAACATGTTAGTTTTGACTCTTTGAGGGTCTGTAGAGCATCTTAAGAACTGCCCAAATTTGGCAAGATGCTGGCACAAAGAAAACATGGGGAAACACTAAGAAAGGTGAATGTTGACAGCATACATCCACTACTTTCCTCTATTTAATAATCCAGTGAGGtgctattgtttttctatattgGGCAAGACCTCTTCATACATAACTACTTTATGTAGTTATTTAAGCATAATAGAttacacagtaaatattttttgaatgaacagatataaaaaataatatttcatttagatTCTCTTAGGATTTCCCAAGATTTATATAGTTAGCTAGCTAGCTGGCTGGCTTTCAGGAAAATCTgtaagttattttgagagagaaatggtgGGGTGAAATGGTGTAGTATTTAATTCAGCATTGCTATGGTCCATAAATCTGAGGAAATAACTTTTATTTGGAGGTAAAAGGAAGGGGATACACAGTGTTTTTAAGAGCTGTTTTAGAGTGCATTTTCCTTAGCCTTGTATATGGATTAATAATGAAATTGATCAGTTGATGAACCAAATGCAGCAGATAGAGACCCAGCAAAGGAAATTTAAAGCATCTCGAGATAGCATATTATCAGAAATGAAGATGCTcaaagagaaaaggcagcagTCAGAGAAAACCTTTATGCCAAAGGTTCGTAAGTATGTCCCATTCATTACAGATTTAATTCTTTAGAATTGGGGTGCACATATGTTATATAGGTTGTCCTGTCAGTAATCATTTTTGTCTATTAAGCACTATTTCTGAAGTTGAATTTGTGGTTGTATTTTATCCAGATTCTATTAAAACAAGGTAGAAACTATTACTGCTGAATTACAAGTAATAATATATGTTAGTCTCCTAAACTTGTAGGAATTTTGACAAAAACTGTTCAGATCAATAGTactaaacagtttaaaaaatttttttccaactaCAACACCCTAACACATgtttagcagttttttttttcttactaatattcaagaagaaaaaaatattcgaGAAGATTTTTATATGATTTGGTCATGGAATATGGGTTATTCCATGCACCTGATAGTATTATATCATAAGTATTTTTTTACTGCTACTTAGTTCTAATTATCAAATTTAATGGATACCTAATAGTTATTTGTGTTATGATTTAGTTGATTTTAACATCAAATATAGattgttctcagtttttcactattataagtCATACagactaatattttattaataaataaatctgtcaCATAGCAACGTAGCTTACAAAGTTTGGAAGCAAGTTTGCATGCTATGGAGTCCACCAGAGAATCATTGAAAGCAGAACTGGGAACAGATTTGCTTTCTCAACTTAGTCTAGAAGATCAGAAGAGAGTGGATGCCCTGAATGATGAAATTCGTCAACTTCAGCAGGCAAGTACAACTGACGAGATTTTCATTGATAATTGGCTATTGTGAAAAGTTTCTTAGTACTAAGGGAATGCAGAAGAAGGAACCTTGAGAAAATAGATACATGAGATTTGGACTTCTATCCATAAAAGTAGAGTTTTTCTAAACTATTCTGGATGTTAGGATTATGCAAGAAATCTTAATTTGCTTCCATCCTATTTAATGTACATTTACTATTAGTAAGATTGACTTGTTATCTTTGCTGTCTTTGTTGATGTGATCACCTTTACATATGtaataatattgttttaattaaacattttaatagcaTTTGACTTTTGAATATGGAGATGTAAACACTAAGTccaaagatgaaaagtaaataaagaagtaTTTCTGACAGATGTCTTATAGAAAGAACCAAGttggggtgcccggctggctcagtcagtagagcatgtgactcttgcttgatcttggagttgttagttcgagccccatgttaggtgtacagattacttaaaaataaaatcttttaaaagaaaaaaaaatgaaccaagcTTACAAACTTCCAAACCAAGCATTCTGAATagataagagagaaaatgaagaatatatCGGGCTTTTTAGAAGGGTGTAAAACTCCATTGCAGCTCATTTAAACAAAGTGATGCAGATTAACAGCAGCTGTGTGTGAACTGTGTATGACTTTGTAGAccaacaattttctttctttctaggaaAACAGACAAttgctgaatgaaagaattaaattagaaggTATCATTACCCGAGTGGAGACATACCTGAATGAGAATTTGAGAAAACGCTTGGACCAAGTAGAACAGGTACATTCTTTTTTGAGGGTGTTTTGATGACCATAACCTGTTGAAAGTACTTACGCACGAGTGGCTCTGATTTGAGAGCATGTGCTTTGGGGTGAGAAAGACCACTTCCCCTGGGTTGGAGTTCTAGCAGTGCCATCTAGTGTATGATCTTGTGCAAGTATTTTAATAttactgagcctcagttttctcttgtgAAAAATAAGTATAACAGTAATACCCATTTTGTATGATTATCCTGGCACATTCTAGGTAACGAGTAAATGTTAGTGATTAATGTTTTCTCAGTCATAGTCCCATGCTTAGAACTTTTCTAATTATATTATTACTTTTCCCCCATTTTAATGgatactttaaatatttgtaattatacAGAGTGTACTTTCTATTTGCTAATTCAACATAACCGCTATCAGAAACTGTTGAAGTCATAACATTTTGAAACTAACAGAATTCATATTTTGTGGTTTAATGGTTTTAAGTTCCTTTTATGTTGCAGGAACTTAATgaactgagagagacagaagggggtACTGTTCTCACTGCTACAACTTCAGAACTTGAAGCAATCAATAAAAGAGTAAAAGATACTATGGCACGATCAGAAGGTgaatttttatttagtaaaaaaattTGGGGAGGGTCCCTGTGTGGtccagttgggtaagcatccagctcctggtttcggctcaggtgatgatctcatcgttcatgagtttgagcccgttgttgggctctgcactgatagcacatagcttgctttggcttctctctccttctctctctctgctcttccctgcttgtacgctctttctcaaaataaacatttaaaaattttacatttttggggggtattttgttaaatttaaattgtttgataaaattgtttaatacaaaatgaaataccCAAATAGTCAAAAGGCATATACTAacgtttttttctgttttctatcacCATAAATAATTTACAGTGAATGGAATTTAGTGAGTTGGTTATAAACAGTAACCTTTGTTTTGTTGGGAAATGTTTGTGACAGTTTTATGAGAGAGTATAATTATTGCCAAAAGTGTGAAATAGCCAAATTAGTTTTTTATCACCTAGTTGctgagaagaaaattatttttttagttttttataaatataacatccaataatgagaaataatataCTTGAGTGACTAATGTATACTTTCAATTTTGTCCTGAATTAAATGTTTCATAGATTTACACAGTAAAATTTAAGCTAACATAAAAAcctaaaatctatttattttgataaattcgGACATTAAAATCTTTGGTTAAATAATAGTCTAGCTTTAAAAGAGGTATTGTCGCctaatttgttttttcccccattttagaTTTGGACAATTCCATTGATAAAACAGAAGCTGGAATTAAGGAGCTTCAGAAGAGTATGGAACGctggaaaaatatggaaaaagaacaCATGGATGCTATAAATCATGATACTAAGGAACTGGAAAAGATGACAAATCGACAAGGCATGctactgaagaagaaagaagagtgtATGAAGAAAATTCGTGAACTTGGGTCACTTCCCCAGGAAGCATTTGAAAAGTACCAGACACTGAGCCTCAAACAGGTAGGTCTTGTTGGCTTTAAATTTGAAGTCTTATTGCAGATTTCTCTgtacttgaatttatttataattttattctctttttagcTGTTTCGAAAACTTGAACAGTGCAATACAGAATTGAAGAAGTACAGCCATGTTAACAAAAAAGCTTTAGATCAGTTTGTAAATTTCTCTGagcaaaaagaaaagttaataaaacgACAAGAAGAATTGGATAGGGGATACAAATCTATCATGGAACTGATGAATGTACTTGAACTTCGAAAATACGAAGCTATTCAGTTAACCTTCAAACAGGTATGTTTCTGTTTCTTAGTTAATATACACACAAGACAAAACCTTTAGCTATTAGTTTATTATTCAGTTTGCAAAggttttaaagcttttttttcccacagataGTTGGATCTAATACAGTTGAACAAATTCCAGCATATAGTTTTATAATACAGGAACTAGAACATACTGCACAGCTCTTAAAAGGATTTAATCTGTTCCTCTTGTTCTTAAGATTAAACCatatttgtgattgttttttaaatatttgtctttgcTTTAAGAAATCATATGTGCAATTCCACCTAAAAACTTATATTTGAATTAACActtattccttccttcattcattgaTTTTAAGGTATCAAAGAACTTCAGTGAAGTGTTCCAGAAGTTGGTACCTGGTGGCAAAGCTACTTTGGTGATGAAGAAAGGAGATGTGGAGGGCAGTCAGTCTCAGgatgaaggagaaggaagtggggaaagTGAGAGGGGTTCCGGGTCACAAAGCAGTGTGCCATCAGTCGACCAGTTCACTGGAGTTGGAATTAGGGTAACATACTTTTATATCCAGTTACTCCCAGTATTACTGTAGTGGGatttgtagaatattttataGATTACATTGTTGTGTTATTGTATGGGACTTAATTTCTAGAGGTGATTATGATTTTACACCTTTTAGatgttaattaaatgtttttttaggTATCATTTACAGGAAAACAAGGCGAAATGAGAGAAATGCAACAGCTTTCCGGTGGACAGAAATCCTTGGTAGCTCTTGCTCTGATTTTTGCCATTCAGAAATGTGACCCAGCTCCGTTTTACTTGTTTGATGAGATTGACCAGGCTCTGGATGCCCAGCATAGGAAGGCTGTGTCAGGTAATTTTGGGTTATACTGGATGAGAACTTATCAGTGATAGCTTGCCTCTTTTGATTGTGACTTCTTGTTGCCTAAAATACTTGGGGGAACTAggcgggggggggtgtgtgtgtgtgtatctatctatctatatattcagtaaataaaatttcttttaataagttttttaaaatttacatacttTACAAAGCTTAGTTCTGTGAAAAGCCAACGTGTTTCTTTGAGTCAGTTGAAAATCCTAACTTCAGTTAAACTTTTACACAGaagtctcttattttattttattttatttttttaacatttatttatttttgagagacagatcatgagcaggggaggggcagagagaaagggacacacagaatgggaagcaggctccaggctctgagctgccagcacagagcctgacatggggcttgaacccacaacctgtgagattatgacctgagctgaagtcagatgctcagctgactgagccacccagacgcctcagaagtttctcattttaaaacttgtttttcttaatgtttgagtAGCCCATGACATAAAATGTtgattctgtgttttaaaaatctatttttagtcTTTAGTAAACTCAAAAGCTCTTTTGAGAAGTGGGTAGGAGAGGAAgattgttctttttgttgttcattttagagacagtgcatgagaaggggaggggcagagagactgagacagaatcagaagcaggcttcaggctctgagctgtcagcacagagcatgtcTCAGGGCTAAAattcacaagccacgagatcacgacctgagccaaagtcggacacccaaccaaccgagccacccaggtgccccagttgtcATTTTTATGAGAAAGCTGATTTTGCTCTGACATTTTTAATACTGTGTTATAAGTAGCTGCTACTTCATATTCTGTAAGATTGTGGGTTAAGGATTTATCCCAAATTTAAGAGCTTAAGTTGGTAATTTTTGCAGGTGTTTGcatgaaaaataaagtcacaggCTGTTTTGGATTTTAGGTAAAGAGTAAAGAtagttgctttttaaatgttcagatcTGCTTAAGGCCACCTGGTGGCTTAGTGgattgagggtctgactcttgatttctgctcaggtcatgagtctaGCATTGAGATcaaagctgagcatggagcctgtttgggattctctctctctctctttctcttctctctccctctacccttcttccCCCCTTGTGcatacatattctctctctctgtctgtctctcaaataaaattaaattatctaGATCTACTGAGAAAAGAGTTTTATtaaattactgtttctttttatagatatGATTATGGAACTTGCTGTACATGCACAATTTATTACAACTACTTTTAGGCCTGAACTGCTTGAGTCAGCTGACAAATTCTATGGTGTAAAGTTTAGAAAtaaggtaaattttttttatatgacatTTAAGTTCATATTATATTTGTCAAATTCTTGTCTTAATGTTACttaaatcatgaaagaaaacctATAAGGTTGTCATTTTATGAGTTTGTCAAGAAAAAGCTTTTCCTTCAAATGCCTGTGGAGtttagcaattaattttatagCATCCAttgcattgattttattttcataggcATTAAGAAACAATACCTTCCTCTGTTATCTATTTAGTGCAGTTTTTAAGTTACATGCACTCATTTATATTTGGCTGGGCCACACAGATCTTGATCTCTTCAGCCTTGATATTCTTTGAAATAGCAAAATaatcaaaactgaaaacattgGGGTTCAACATTTAGACATTAGTACTTACTTGGATCTTGAGAGTACTAAAATgcagaatattttataaactaatgAATTGAACAAGCAGCATTATAAGAGTCTTACCCATCAGTGTTTTAGAATCATTTGTGTTGATTTGTAAAATTTATAGGTAATAGgccatatgttttaaatattactcTATACAGTGAgaacactgatttttctttctttctttttcaagatttaacagactttttttaaacatttattcttcaGGTTAGTCATATTGATGTGATCACAGCAGAGATGGCCAAAGACTTTGTAGAAGATGATACTACTCATGGTTAATTGGAAAATACTGCTCACTGGTTTGGAAGATGTGTATAGTAATATGATCCTCATACCCAGGAACTGTACATTTAAACCTGAATACCTAGTCACTATTAACAGTTTTCAGATTTAGAGCATATACAGTCCTTTTATATTTCTGTCCTTGTATTTTATAAGATACTCTGTAATGTTACATTTCTACTTAtagtttaagaattttatttcccACACAACTTTTTGTAAAGTGTCCTGCTCctgttttaaagaaatcttttgaaACAT
The genomic region above belongs to Suricata suricatta isolate VVHF042 chromosome 2, meerkat_22Aug2017_6uvM2_HiC, whole genome shotgun sequence and contains:
- the SMC3 gene encoding structural maintenance of chromosomes protein 3 — its product is MYIKQVIIQGFRSYRDQTIVDPFSSKHNVIVGRNGSGKSNFFYAIQFVLSDEFSHLRPEQRLALLHEGTGPRVISAFVEIIFDNSDNRLPIDKEEVSLRRVIGAKKDQYFLDKKMVTKNDVMNLLESAGFSRSNPYYIVKQGKINQMATAPDSQRLKLLREVAGTRVYDERKEESISLMKETEGKREKINELLKYIEERLHTLEEEKEELAQYQKWDKMRRALEYTIYNQELNETRAKLDELSAKRETSGEKSRQLRDAQQDARDKMEDIERQVRELKTKISAMKEEKEQLSAERQEQIKQRTKLELKAKDLQDELAGNSEQRKRLLKERQKLLEKIEEKQKELAETEPKFNSVKEKEERGIARLAQATQERTDLYAKQGRGSQFTSKEERDKWIKKELKSLDQAINDKKRQIAAIHKDLEDTEANKEKNLEQYNKLDQDLNEVKARVEELDRKYYEVKNKKDELQSERNYLWREENAEQQALAAKREDLEKKQQLLRAATGKAILNGIDSINKVLDHFRRKGINQHVQNGYHGIVMNNFECEPAFYTCVEVTAGNRLFYHIVDSDEVSTKILMEFNKMNLPGEVTFLPLNKLDVRDTAYPETNDAIPMISKLRYNPRFDKAFKHVFGKTLICRSMEVSTQLARAFTMDCITLEGDQVSHRGALTGGYYDTRKSRLELQKDVRKAEEELGELEAKLNENLRRNIERINNEIDQLMNQMQQIETQQRKFKASRDSILSEMKMLKEKRQQSEKTFMPKQRSLQSLEASLHAMESTRESLKAELGTDLLSQLSLEDQKRVDALNDEIRQLQQENRQLLNERIKLEGIITRVETYLNENLRKRLDQVEQELNELRETEGGTVLTATTSELEAINKRVKDTMARSEDLDNSIDKTEAGIKELQKSMERWKNMEKEHMDAINHDTKELEKMTNRQGMLLKKKEECMKKIRELGSLPQEAFEKYQTLSLKQLFRKLEQCNTELKKYSHVNKKALDQFVNFSEQKEKLIKRQEELDRGYKSIMELMNVLELRKYEAIQLTFKQVSKNFSEVFQKLVPGGKATLVMKKGDVEGSQSQDEGEGSGESERGSGSQSSVPSVDQFTGVGIRVSFTGKQGEMREMQQLSGGQKSLVALALIFAIQKCDPAPFYLFDEIDQALDAQHRKAVSDMIMELAVHAQFITTTFRPELLESADKFYGVKFRNKVSHIDVITAEMAKDFVEDDTTHG